In bacterium, the following are encoded in one genomic region:
- a CDS encoding MerR family transcriptional regulator, giving the protein MHPAIPDKLFFKIGEVAELTGTKPHVLRYWESEFKVLRPAKGESGQRVYRRKDVELIFAIKNLLYEENFTIAGAKRQLSRQRSPRGAAEASVAEEEARKDENPLLPFERKETLDPVWLRRELQGILDILDRK; this is encoded by the coding sequence GTGCATCCCGCCATTCCCGACAAGCTTTTCTTCAAAATCGGAGAGGTGGCCGAGCTGACCGGCACCAAGCCCCACGTACTGCGCTACTGGGAGAGCGAGTTCAAGGTCTTGCGCCCGGCGAAAGGGGAGTCTGGCCAGCGTGTCTACCGGCGGAAGGATGTCGAGCTGATTTTCGCCATCAAGAACCTGCTCTACGAGGAAAACTTCACCATTGCTGGGGCCAAAAGACAGCTCAGCCGCCAGCGCTCCCCCCGCGGAGCGGCGGAAGCTTCCGTGGCCGAGGAGGAAGCGAGGAAGGACGAAAATCCACTCCTCCCGTTCGAGAGAAAAGAGACGCTGGACCCCGTCTGGCTTCGGAGGGAACTTCAGGGGATTCTCGATATCCTGGACAGGAAATGA
- a CDS encoding SPOR domain-containing protein, with the protein MAAKDVNLLDDDQDDYDDAGGGGASALLGEKKSRGGGGSKKLIRNLVIALVALAVLGGGGWGVYQWWWVPRLKKEQERIEAQRRLEELKKKREILVREEEERRKKEEILLKKLQESKAQKPESESPPAQPAAPRVAAKKSAPAPAAKPSAPKSQRRVAQKVTPPPAPRPAAPAPRRATASVRGTFFSVQVATCRTSRCVDVFANRLRQKGFEPIVSPGAVGGGRNEVVIGKLPTRDEAEALVELASRKNIRARSYRSGNSWNVSAGGFADLERAAQRLDQVEEAGFRGEIIGSGGSAAGRFRTVRSGRLRTRQEALTLRARIVNAGFAGSFVVRQNGAN; encoded by the coding sequence ATGGCCGCCAAAGATGTGAACCTGCTCGATGACGATCAGGATGATTACGATGACGCCGGAGGAGGCGGTGCGAGCGCACTGCTGGGTGAAAAAAAATCACGCGGCGGGGGAGGGTCCAAGAAGCTCATCCGGAATCTGGTCATCGCTCTCGTGGCTCTCGCGGTCCTGGGCGGCGGCGGCTGGGGTGTCTATCAGTGGTGGTGGGTTCCGCGCCTGAAAAAAGAGCAGGAGCGTATCGAGGCCCAGCGCCGGCTGGAGGAGTTGAAGAAAAAGCGGGAGATACTGGTGCGCGAGGAGGAAGAGCGGCGCAAGAAAGAAGAGATCCTCCTGAAGAAGCTTCAGGAGAGCAAAGCCCAGAAGCCAGAGTCCGAATCACCGCCCGCCCAGCCCGCGGCTCCCCGGGTGGCGGCGAAAAAATCCGCCCCGGCTCCCGCGGCGAAACCCTCGGCCCCGAAATCCCAAAGAAGAGTCGCGCAGAAGGTGACGCCGCCGCCCGCGCCCCGTCCTGCCGCTCCAGCCCCTCGGCGGGCGACCGCTTCGGTGCGCGGCACCTTCTTTTCCGTTCAGGTAGCGACCTGCCGCACCTCCCGCTGCGTCGATGTGTTTGCCAATCGGCTCCGCCAGAAGGGGTTTGAACCGATAGTCTCCCCCGGGGCCGTCGGCGGCGGGCGGAACGAGGTGGTGATCGGCAAATTGCCCACGCGGGATGAGGCCGAGGCGCTCGTCGAGCTCGCCTCCCGCAAGAACATTCGTGCGCGGAGCTACCGCTCAGGGAACAGCTGGAACGTCTCGGCCGGCGGTTTTGCCGATCTCGAGCGGGCGGCCCAGCGCCTCGATCAGGTCGAGGAAGCCGGTTTCAGGGGTGAAATCATCGGGAGCGGTGGGAGCGCGGCGGGCCGGTTCCGTACCGTCCGCTCCGGCAGGCTGCGCACCCGGCAGGAGGCCCTTACATTGCGCGCCCGCATCGTCAACGCCGGATTTGCCGGCTCTTTTGTTGTGCGGCAAAATGGCGCAAATTAG
- the fusA gene encoding elongation factor G: MAKGGVEKLRNFGFFGEGGTGKTSLAEACLFTGGSTDRQGKVDSGNTILDSEPEEIERHSSIGSAVAHVDWAGHRINIIDTPGYSNFVADTVAAVRAVDNALIVIEGHAELKVMTEKASAWAGEKGLPRFLFVNHMDHEQADISRAVEGAEKLLGVRLALFQVPIGQGEKFSGVVDLLSGKALTYTAEGNGKGTEGEVPGDLVDVVEEHRGKLIEFAAEADEALLEKFLEGEELSQEELIAGLRRGVLGGSFIPVFCGCGILNIGTDALLNAIVHFGASPKERPAETAKSAEGEDISIAADENAPFRALVFKTVVDSFAGKLNYFRVVSGSISSDSSAYNSNRDEKERVGTLLYIQGKNQSPVSEKLGPGDIAAVAKLKNTRTGDTLCADGEKAVITPIAFPSPVISYAVVPKSKGDEEKLSTALARIRDEDPVLAISRDLQTKELLLSGLGVLHLEVMIERIKRKFGVEVEMRTPRVPYKETIKGKAKIQGRYKKQTGGRGQFGDTWLEIEPLPRGSGFEFVDKIVGGVIPKTYIPAVEKGIIEAMDIGTLAGYPVTDLRVILYDGSYHTVDSSEMAFKIAGSMGFKKGMEQCRPILLEPIMTIEVVVPDEYMGDVIGDMNSRRGRVSGMDPGPGGKQKIKAQVPMSEVLNYAPALRSMTADRGDFSIEFSHYEEVPGQISEKIIAGAVSAKDND, translated from the coding sequence GATCGGCAGGGGAAAGTCGATTCCGGCAACACCATCCTCGATTCCGAACCCGAGGAAATTGAGCGCCACTCATCCATCGGCTCCGCCGTCGCCCATGTTGACTGGGCCGGCCACCGTATCAACATCATCGATACCCCCGGGTATTCCAACTTCGTCGCGGATACCGTCGCGGCGGTCCGCGCCGTGGACAACGCCCTCATTGTCATCGAGGGCCATGCCGAACTGAAGGTCATGACCGAGAAGGCATCCGCCTGGGCCGGAGAGAAGGGCCTCCCGCGCTTTTTGTTCGTGAACCACATGGACCACGAACAGGCCGACATCAGCCGGGCGGTGGAAGGCGCGGAAAAGCTCCTGGGCGTCCGGCTGGCGCTTTTCCAGGTCCCCATTGGACAGGGCGAGAAATTCTCGGGCGTAGTCGATCTGCTCTCCGGCAAGGCGCTCACCTACACCGCGGAAGGAAACGGAAAGGGGACCGAAGGAGAGGTTCCCGGGGATCTGGTGGATGTCGTCGAAGAACACCGAGGCAAGCTGATCGAATTTGCCGCCGAGGCGGACGAAGCGCTGCTGGAAAAATTTCTCGAGGGAGAAGAGCTGAGCCAGGAGGAACTCATCGCCGGGCTTCGCCGGGGCGTTTTGGGGGGATCCTTCATTCCGGTGTTTTGCGGCTGCGGCATTCTGAACATCGGGACCGATGCACTCCTGAACGCGATCGTCCACTTCGGCGCCTCTCCAAAGGAGCGCCCCGCCGAGACAGCCAAGAGCGCGGAGGGCGAAGACATTTCCATCGCGGCGGACGAGAACGCTCCCTTCCGGGCCCTGGTTTTCAAGACCGTTGTGGACTCATTTGCCGGGAAACTGAACTATTTCCGCGTGGTTTCCGGCAGCATCTCATCGGACTCCTCGGCGTACAACTCCAACCGGGACGAAAAGGAGAGGGTGGGGACCCTCCTCTATATTCAGGGGAAAAATCAGAGTCCGGTTTCGGAAAAGCTGGGGCCCGGCGACATCGCCGCCGTTGCCAAGCTGAAAAATACCCGGACCGGGGATACGCTTTGCGCCGACGGCGAAAAGGCCGTCATCACCCCGATTGCATTTCCGTCTCCCGTCATTTCCTATGCGGTGGTCCCCAAGAGCAAGGGCGATGAGGAGAAGCTGAGCACCGCGCTTGCCCGCATCCGGGACGAGGACCCCGTCCTGGCCATCAGCCGAGATCTGCAGACCAAGGAGCTTCTTCTGTCCGGGCTGGGTGTTCTTCATCTCGAGGTCATGATCGAGCGGATCAAGCGCAAGTTCGGCGTCGAGGTCGAGATGCGGACCCCCCGCGTGCCCTACAAGGAAACGATCAAGGGAAAAGCGAAAATCCAGGGCCGCTACAAAAAGCAGACCGGCGGCCGCGGCCAGTTTGGAGACACTTGGCTCGAGATCGAGCCCTTGCCGCGAGGCTCGGGTTTCGAGTTCGTGGATAAGATCGTGGGCGGTGTGATCCCGAAAACCTACATTCCCGCCGTGGAGAAGGGAATTATCGAGGCCATGGACATCGGCACCCTTGCCGGTTATCCCGTGACCGATCTCCGCGTCATTCTCTACGACGGCAGCTACCATACGGTGGACAGCTCCGAGATGGCGTTCAAGATCGCCGGCTCGATGGGTTTCAAAAAGGGGATGGAGCAGTGCAGGCCCATTCTCCTGGAGCCGATCATGACGATCGAAGTCGTGGTTCCGGATGAGTACATGGGTGATGTCATCGGCGACATGAACTCCCGCCGGGGGCGCGTTTCGGGGATGGACCCCGGCCCTGGCGGGAAACAGAAGATCAAGGCCCAGGTACCCATGTCCGAGGTGCTGAACTATGCGCCCGCGCTTCGTTCGATGACCGCCGATCGCGGAGATTTCTCCATCGAGTTTTCGCACTACGAGGAGGTTCCCGGTCAGATTTCCGAAAAAATCATCGCAGGGGCTGTTTCTGCGAAGGATAACGACTAG